From Kineosporia succinea, the proteins below share one genomic window:
- a CDS encoding diiron oxygenase has translation MPSVTDFDTVEFRQLLDRLSAKASDDYYNPYVTFEWPDELPPDVLWMTPELLSVWGTAVFDELDEAALVRLSRFESVNFYSLNVHGIRELLIEVTRRVHSPGFEIPSDFFHHFIGEENEHMWFFATFCTRYGGKIYTDKTLPLTGTQRPGWENFLVFARILVFEQIVDHYNAKMAEDSRLHPTVRHINRIHHQDESRHIAFGCRIVQLLWDQMKLTGTPPDEQRELATYLRRYIDTCMESFYNPTVYRDAGLPGGFELRKQLLADPARAREHARVLRKTNDFFTRIGVFEPA, from the coding sequence ATGCCGTCGGTGACCGACTTCGACACCGTGGAGTTCCGTCAGCTGCTCGACCGGCTCAGCGCCAAGGCCAGCGACGACTACTACAATCCCTACGTCACGTTCGAGTGGCCCGACGAGCTGCCGCCGGACGTGCTGTGGATGACGCCCGAGCTGCTGTCGGTCTGGGGCACTGCGGTGTTCGACGAGCTCGACGAGGCGGCGCTGGTGCGGTTGTCGCGGTTCGAGAGCGTCAACTTCTACAGCCTCAACGTGCACGGCATCCGTGAGCTGCTGATCGAGGTCACCCGGCGGGTGCACAGCCCGGGTTTCGAGATCCCCTCCGACTTCTTCCACCACTTCATCGGTGAGGAGAACGAGCACATGTGGTTCTTCGCCACCTTCTGCACGAGGTACGGCGGCAAGATCTACACCGACAAGACCCTTCCGCTCACCGGCACGCAGCGGCCCGGCTGGGAGAACTTCCTGGTCTTCGCCCGCATCCTGGTGTTCGAGCAGATCGTCGACCACTACAACGCGAAGATGGCCGAAGACTCCCGCCTCCATCCCACGGTGCGCCACATCAATCGCATCCATCATCAAGACGAGTCACGCCACATCGCCTTCGGCTGCCGCATCGTCCAACTGCTCTGGGATCAGATGAAACTCACGGGCACCCCGCCCGACGAGCAGCGTGAGCTGGCCACCTACCTGCGCCGTTACATCGACACCTGCATGGAGTCGTTCTACAACCCCACGGTCTACCGCGACGCCGGGCTGCCCGGTGGTTTCGAGCTGCGCAAGCAGCTCCTGGCCGATCCCGCGCGGGCCCGCGAACACGCCAGGGTCCTGCGCAAGACCAACGACTTCTTCACTCGCATCGGCGTCTTCGAGCCGGCATGA
- a CDS encoding aspartate aminotransferase family protein, protein MTHGEGIYLYDAHGRQYIDCSSGTFNLSLGYGHPEVMAAVREQTEKLVHVTSSFQTEPVNDLVRRLVEVSPESLTQVHLKVSGGATANEGAVKMAQAATGRRDVITLFRSHHGQTMMTTAMSGEAFRREPFPLHFPGVVHVPDPYCHRCFYRQHRESCGLLCVERIDDFIDHASSGSVACVVVEPVSGSGGNVVAPDGYLAALRRLCDERGIVLIFDEIQTGIGRTGRMFAAEHFGVEPDAITTAKGLGGSGMQVAAILSNDALGGLDGSFHSFTYGANVLASAAAATTLEVISRPGFLENVRKTGAQITQRLEGLQAAHACISDVRGLGLMIGIELVDAEGRPNLPLTQRVVRLGLENGLLLRTSRYGRGNVVKIRPPLILTSEEADLIGDRLETVFAQI, encoded by the coding sequence ATGACCCACGGCGAGGGGATCTACCTCTACGACGCGCACGGCCGCCAGTACATCGACTGCTCGTCCGGCACCTTCAATCTCAGCCTGGGCTACGGGCATCCGGAGGTGATGGCGGCAGTCCGCGAACAGACGGAGAAGCTCGTGCACGTCACCTCCAGTTTCCAGACCGAGCCGGTGAACGACCTGGTGCGCCGCCTGGTCGAGGTCTCGCCGGAATCGCTCACCCAGGTGCACCTCAAGGTCTCCGGCGGGGCCACGGCCAACGAGGGCGCGGTCAAGATGGCCCAGGCCGCCACCGGCCGCCGCGACGTGATCACGCTGTTCCGCAGCCATCACGGGCAGACCATGATGACCACGGCGATGTCCGGTGAGGCGTTCCGCCGCGAGCCGTTCCCGCTGCACTTCCCGGGCGTGGTGCACGTGCCGGATCCCTACTGCCACCGGTGTTTCTACCGGCAGCACCGGGAATCGTGCGGGCTGCTGTGCGTGGAGCGCATCGACGACTTCATCGACCACGCGAGCTCCGGCAGCGTGGCCTGCGTGGTGGTGGAACCGGTGTCCGGCAGCGGCGGCAACGTCGTCGCCCCCGACGGCTATCTGGCCGCGCTGCGCCGCCTGTGTGACGAGCGGGGCATCGTGCTGATCTTCGACGAGATCCAGACCGGGATCGGCCGCACCGGGCGGATGTTCGCGGCCGAGCACTTCGGGGTCGAGCCCGACGCCATCACCACCGCCAAGGGTCTCGGTGGATCGGGGATGCAGGTGGCCGCGATCCTCAGCAACGACGCGCTGGGCGGGCTGGACGGCTCCTTCCACTCGTTCACCTACGGCGCCAACGTGCTGGCCAGCGCGGCCGCGGCCACCACCCTCGAGGTGATCTCACGCCCGGGCTTTCTCGAGAACGTGCGCAAGACCGGAGCCCAGATCACGCAGCGGCTCGAAGGTCTCCAGGCGGCTCACGCGTGCATCAGTGACGTGCGCGGGCTGGGCCTGATGATCGGCATCGAGCTCGTCGACGCCGAGGGCCGGCCGAACCTGCCCCTGACGCAGCGGGTCGTGCGCCTGGGCCTCGAGAACGGGCTCCTGTTGCGCACTTCCCGCTACGGCCGGGGCAACGTGGTCAAGATCCGGCCGCCGCTGATCCTCACCTCGGAAGAGGCCGACCTGATCGGCGACC